The genomic interval GGAAGGTTAGAAGTCCCTACCAGCTCATACCTGAATGACATCATTTCATTTTCCGTGAGTGTGCTGGTGACAGGCAGCGGCTTTGGCAGAACCAGCTTGCTGGTGACTCGCATGACCTGGAAGGGGGCCGTGTCTGTCCAGAACTCGAGCCTCGCCACTTCACTTCGGTCTTCCAAGGAGCGTTGTTCTCCCCTGCTGTTGAAGCCCCTGTACAGGACAATGCAGTGCACCGCAAAAACTAGCTTTCTAATGTACTTGCATGTCCTGTTGGAAATATCTGTCATGAAGACAATGGTTTCACCaggggaaaatatgtttttctctagGTAAATCCGAAGGATCACAGAACCATGACTGAAGCAGCAGAGATAAACTGCATCCTTCCTAGCTTCCACCATCAGTGAGGCCTGcacagagggggggagaggaaaggcaatGATGAGTTCTTGGTGAGTTCTTGGTGCTGGATACAGGGTATTCCCTAGTGCTGTGTGCAGAAATCCCCAGCACCACAGCTGAGGCTGCTCAACCCTCCCCATGGGCCCTGCTGTCCACCTACAGGAGAGTCTTTCTTGCTGCATTGAATGTGGTGTGGCTGAATTGTCACAATCTTCCTGAGCACCTGTGCAATGATACACGTGTGCACACGTAAATGTTATTACCTGTAACTACCCACACCCAAATTTAGAGGGAGGCCACAAAATGGTTAAAGTCACTGTGTTCTAGCTGTCTTGATGGTCGGTGACTGACTGTCACAGTTTAGGTAGAACAAAAGTGCCTAAGTAAAAAAGACACTTATTATTTGGTGTGAAGGTTGCTCTAGGGCTTAGACTTCAAAGAAGAATAACATCTCTCTTCTCTCATTTTGGATCTTAAAGTACTCCCTGCATATTACTTTTGAACTTTTACAATGAACTTATGTGCTAGTAAAGAAACGTCTTGGTGCGAGCACTAGGACAAAGATGGCAGAACATATTGAAGGTGTCATTTGAAGactaaaaggaagaagaaggttCAGCTGAGACCTAAAAGTTCATGGACACTCAGTAGCAGAAAATTGAGGCCCTGGATTGAAACAGGGGGAAGCTCTGTGTGTCCCCACCTCAGCTGGTTTGTTTCTCCTTACCATGTCTTTCACATCTTCTCCTTGGTTGCCAAAGGTTCCTTGCAACAGTAAATATCTCTTCTCTTTAGCTAAAACAATTTCACGGCCACTGCAAGTCCCTTGAATAAAGTATGAGATGAGGCCAATTTTGCTAGTGAATGTCGAGGGAAGCCCCGGAGGAAAGCTGAAGTGGAAGTCAAAGGTGTGGACCCCAGAATCCAGCCAGCCATCTGAAAGCCAGACAACATGCTGTTACCAGGAGCCTTTTAAACAGGCAGGATGTTTGTACCCTCCAGAAACCTTGATATTTATCCCAGAATTCGGTATGTCCTTAGCATCTGATGTTTAACCGAAAGTGCCACAAAGGCATGGTATGGGATGGACTGCGAATCGCCTCTGCAGGTCAGCTGCTGGATATACAGGCTCCTACTAGGTGCTAGGCTTGAGAAGTGCTATTCAGCCTCATCTTGTCACAAGGACAGCAAACTGCAGCTCCTCGCAACCTGGTCCAGGCCTTGACTTGTTGACAGAGAGTGCCACAGACTTTGAACTTTGCAAACAAACATTAATAGGGTCCTAGGGAGTAAAACAACGTAATAACTCTCCCTCTTCCATTCTCATTGTCAACCACAGCTGTGTGCAGGATCTGAGCCTTTTGTCCACCATTTTGTTTCACCTATGCAAAAGAGCTCGtatacagtaaaaataacatttgacCCTTCCTCTGCACAACTGTGAGACTGGAAAATCATGGTCCCTTCCTTCCAGCGTCTTTGCTTCTGTCCTGCTTCCTCTTAATCAAATTCAGTTTTCTGTGGGTGAAGTTCCACTGCCTGTAACGAAAGACTATCCCTCCTATGCAGCGATAAATATGGTCCCCTTTGTCCACGTGAGACCAACTCTGGACTCTTCTTCACCCAAGACCTACTTGTTTTAATCACACCTATCTGCTGGCAGTTTTATTGTCCAGACTTAGGTTTCCTTTGCTCCTAATACCTTGTGCCAAAACTCTCTTTGGAACAATATTAGTAGGGAATGTGACGCTTTTAGACTTCTTTCCTGCTAACTTCATCCCTTTGCAGATAAATTCTACAATGCCTCAAGTTTTAATAATCTAAACTGGATGTTCCTGCTGGCAGGAGAGCCCGAATATTGTTTCCTCACAGCATGGGGGATTTGCCAGCTGGCATAACAGTGTTTTCAATCAATTGGCATTGTAACTCTGAAGAAATACCTAAAACAATGTGATAGGGAAGAAACTAAAATTCATCAGCCTCTTGGATAACTGCAATATAGAGAAGTCATGTTTTTTATTCTGACCATTTGTAGAAACTTGAAACTCTCAGGGCCTTATCTCACTTACACCAAGTGCTCTATGAGTTATTTTGGCAATGCTCTTGTTTTTGTGGAAGGGAGGACTTTAAGGTGGGAGCAAATGTACAATTTAACTGTGAAAGAAACCAGCGTTTCCCTCCTGGAATGATCTGGAGCTGGATCCTGGGGTAACTAGTCTATTTTGTAGCCCCAGCTGAAAGGGGTGTAGGTTGCAGCACAGGTTTTGCAATGTGTGGATTGACCGAAAAGTTCAAGTTTATCCATCCCTGCTGCAGGTATGGCCTTAAGACCCTGGCTGTGTGCAAAAATGCTTGCGGGTACTTATTCCAGTGTGTATAGAACTTACTTTAAGCCTGTTTTCTTTAGCCTGTGTTGCAGCACTTTCAAAGAGACTCTCAGAAAACTGTGCTTAACCTCCTGTATAGGTCCTCAGACTAAGAATGACAGTAGCGTTAATCAGTTTCATTGAGTTCACTTTGGAACTGAACGTGCACTTACCTGCCCTGCCTCCCGATTACTGGTGGACAT from Struthio camelus isolate bStrCam1 chromosome 1, bStrCam1.hap1, whole genome shotgun sequence carries:
- the ARRDC5 gene encoding arrestin domain-containing protein 5; this encodes MSTVKSIKLVLPEDEVYLAGSSIAGQLVLKLRSTLVDPVVKVELVGRGYLEWNEEENPHLDYSRSTVCRNQAIYVSKAQNFHVDDGWLDSGVHTFDFHFSFPPGLPSTFTSKIGLISYFIQGTCSGREIVLAKEKRYLLLQGTFGNQGEDASLMVEARKDAVYLCCFSHGSVILRIYLEKNIFSPGETIVFMTDISNRTCKYIRKLVFAVHCIVLYRGFNSRGEQRSLEDRSEVARLEFWTDTAPFQVMRVTSKLVLPKPLPVTSTLTENEMMSFRYELVGTSNLPCTTSTMVGRIPVIVAIPENISEEQSTMNPSENEGDKSEGNTLDRDISEKDQETIEIKSSE